The following are encoded in a window of Phaseolus vulgaris cultivar G19833 chromosome 3, P. vulgaris v2.0, whole genome shotgun sequence genomic DNA:
- the LOC137805650 gene encoding uncharacterized protein, translating to MQTEAPSSPSFRAHSSDSFFHIATRVVHELRSDTEDTRCQQNDDVDHGDDFEFSFVFGHTDSSPVSADDIFCNGQIIPIYPPFHHNPVPHSSVTSIPVQTTRRPRLPLKTLMLEERETADGNNQLQGVAEGTYCVWTPPRKKTNSSPKRWRFRDLVPRSHTGGQKDSPLFVGPSKRTSNPERWWRRREIGWVFH from the coding sequence ATGCAGACAGAGGCACCGTCTTCTCCAAGTTTCAGGGCTCACTCTTCCGACTCTTTTTTTCACATCGCCACTAGAGTCGTCCACGAACTCCGCAGCGACACCGAGGACACTCGTTGCCAACAAAACGACGACGTTGACCATGGGGATGACTTCGAGTTCTCCTTCGTTTTCGGACACACAGACTCCTCCCCTGTCTCCGCCGACGACATTTTCTGCAACGGCCAAATCATACCTATCTACCCTCCCTTCCACCATAACCCCGTCCCTCACTCTTCCGTCACGTCCATTCCCGTTCAAACCACACGTCGTCCGCGTTTACCTTTGAAGAcgctgatgttggaggagcgaGAGACGGCGGACGGCAACAACCAGCTCCAAGGCGTGGCTGAAGGAACGTACTGCGTGTGGACCCCACCGCGCAAGAAGACAAACTCATCGCCCAAGCGGTGGAGGTTTCGAGACCTTGTGCCTCGGAGTCACACTGGTGGCCAAAAGGACTCGCCCCTTTTTGTGGGTCCCTCTAAGAGGACCAGCAACCCAGAACGGTGGTGGCGCCGCCGCGAAATTGGTTGGGTTTTTCACTAA